One Oryza glaberrima chromosome 10, OglaRS2, whole genome shotgun sequence DNA segment encodes these proteins:
- the LOC127785756 gene encoding uncharacterized protein LOC127785756, with product MSMITVKVKTLTGKQVEVSIEATETVARIKEQVEAAEGIPPPQQTLIYGGRQLADDMTAEMCDLRHGSELHLVLALRGGLL from the coding sequence ATGAGCATGATAACGGTGAAGGTGAAGACGCTGACGGGGAAGCAGGTGGAGGTGAGCATCGAGGCGACGGAGACGGTGGCGAGGATCAAGGagcaggtggaggcggcggaggggatcccgccgccgcagcagacGCTGATCTACGGCGGCAGGCAGCTCGCCGACGACATGACCGCCGAGATGTGCGACCTCAGGCATGGCTCCGAGCTGCACCTCGTTCTTGCTCTCAGGGGTGGACTACTTTGA